A stretch of Shinella zoogloeoides DNA encodes these proteins:
- a CDS encoding CsbD family protein: protein MGSTSDKIKGTANELAGKAKQAAGKAADSPKLRAEGAAQEAKGKTQKAVGKAKDAVKNAVDRL from the coding sequence GTGGGTAGCACGAGCGACAAGATCAAGGGCACGGCCAACGAACTGGCCGGCAAGGCAAAGCAGGCCGCCGGCAAGGCTGCCGACAGCCCGAAGCTTCGCGCCGAGGGCGCGGCTCAGGAGGCCAAGGGCAAGACCCAGAAGGCCGTCGGCAAGGCCAAGGATGCGGTAAAGAACGCGGTCGACCGGCTCTGA
- a CDS encoding EAL domain-containing protein, which translates to MLLVGLFAGRAFAVEPVKISRDDTALDLTATTEIYTGRGEAFQISTAPGTDGIVRRIEVRATSETHQGDWAVFALANVSEEQIDRLIVAPHFRLVQSGLFWPDLGAKRIISITPSEGFALDRQPSEEADVFRITLNPGTVVTFVAELTTPDLPQIYLWAPDAYKDTVNAFTLYRGIVLGIAGLLAVFLTILFVVKGTSMLPATAALAWAVLGYICVDFGFLSKLISITAGDERIWRAGTEVFLAAGLVVFLFTYLNLNRWHAHLSYATLAWVLGLALLFGVAIYDPPIAAGIARLSFALTGTVGIVLIAYLGFNRYDRAILLVPAWALILVWLFGAWLTVTGQLNNDIIQPALGGGLVLIVLLIGFTVMQHAFAGGAYSQGLFSDLERQSLALTGSGDTVWDWDVARDRVVTIPDISIQLGLAPGVMHGPARNWLPRLHPDDRDRFRATLDVLLEHRKGRLNHQFRVRAEDGHYHWLSIRARPVLGANGEIIRCVGTIIDITEQRNSVDRLLQDALHDNLTGLPNRQVFLDRLQSILSLTASSDTVRPTVLTIDIDRYKQVNDALGIAAGDNILIALTRRLRRLLKPQDTLARLSGDQFGLILVSERDPAKVADFADAVSKAIMVPINFGGREIILTASIGLVSWVDQQEDAAGLLNDAELAMYRAKKAGGNRVEPFRPAFRTFGADRLQIETDLRRAIERKELSLVYQPIVRLEDAEIAGFEALMRWDHPKRGNISPAEFIPIAEASDLINQLGLFAFDKAASDLMDWQMQTGDLPVFVSVNLSSAQLLNNELYNDVRAALARTRCEPRKLKLELTESVVMENPEQARLILSKLKDVGLGLALDDFGTGHSSLSYLTRFPFDTIKIDKALVCDGSDKRTVLLRSVISMARELDMQVVAEGIESEEDAVELGKMGCEFGQSYLFGPPIGYDSVLRLLKERFPLMKRA; encoded by the coding sequence ATGCTGCTTGTCGGCCTCTTCGCCGGCCGGGCCTTCGCCGTCGAGCCGGTGAAGATCTCCCGTGACGACACGGCGCTCGACCTCACCGCCACCACGGAAATCTATACGGGCCGGGGCGAAGCCTTCCAGATATCCACCGCGCCCGGCACGGACGGCATCGTGCGCCGCATCGAGGTCCGCGCGACCTCCGAGACCCATCAGGGCGACTGGGCCGTCTTCGCGCTCGCCAACGTTTCGGAAGAGCAGATCGACCGCCTGATCGTCGCCCCGCATTTCCGCCTCGTGCAGTCTGGGCTGTTCTGGCCCGACCTCGGGGCAAAGCGCATCATCTCGATCACGCCGAGCGAGGGTTTTGCCCTCGACCGCCAGCCGAGCGAGGAGGCGGACGTCTTCCGCATCACGCTCAACCCCGGAACGGTCGTGACCTTCGTCGCGGAGCTGACGACCCCCGACCTGCCGCAGATCTACCTCTGGGCGCCGGACGCCTACAAGGACACGGTCAACGCCTTCACGCTCTATCGCGGCATCGTGCTCGGCATCGCCGGCCTTCTCGCCGTGTTCCTCACCATCCTCTTCGTGGTGAAGGGCACCTCCATGCTACCGGCGACGGCGGCGCTCGCCTGGGCGGTGCTCGGCTATATCTGCGTCGACTTCGGCTTCCTCTCCAAGCTCATCTCCATAACAGCGGGTGACGAGCGCATATGGCGGGCAGGAACCGAGGTGTTCCTGGCGGCGGGCCTCGTCGTCTTCCTCTTCACCTATCTCAACCTCAACCGCTGGCATGCGCACCTCTCCTACGCGACGCTCGCCTGGGTGCTCGGCCTCGCGCTCCTCTTCGGCGTGGCGATCTACGATCCGCCGATCGCGGCCGGCATCGCCCGCCTTTCCTTCGCGCTGACCGGCACGGTCGGCATCGTGCTCATCGCCTATCTCGGCTTCAATCGCTACGACCGCGCCATCCTGCTCGTGCCTGCCTGGGCGCTGATCCTCGTCTGGCTGTTCGGGGCGTGGCTGACGGTGACGGGCCAGCTCAACAACGACATCATCCAGCCGGCGCTCGGCGGCGGCCTCGTGCTCATCGTTCTCCTCATCGGCTTCACGGTGATGCAGCACGCCTTTGCCGGCGGGGCCTATAGCCAGGGCCTCTTCTCCGATCTCGAGCGCCAGTCGCTGGCACTGACCGGCTCGGGCGATACGGTCTGGGACTGGGACGTGGCGCGCGACCGCGTCGTCACCATTCCCGACATCTCCATCCAGCTCGGCCTTGCGCCCGGCGTCATGCACGGACCGGCGCGCAACTGGCTGCCGCGCCTGCATCCCGACGACCGCGACCGCTTCCGCGCCACGCTCGACGTGCTTCTGGAGCACCGCAAGGGCCGGCTCAACCATCAGTTCCGCGTGCGCGCCGAGGACGGCCACTATCATTGGCTGTCGATCCGCGCCCGGCCGGTGCTCGGCGCGAACGGCGAGATCATCCGCTGCGTCGGCACGATCATCGACATCACCGAGCAGCGCAATTCCGTCGACCGGCTGCTGCAGGACGCCCTGCACGACAACCTGACGGGCCTGCCGAACCGCCAGGTCTTCCTCGACCGCCTGCAATCGATCCTCTCGCTCACCGCCAGTTCCGACACGGTGCGCCCGACGGTGCTGACCATCGATATCGACCGCTACAAGCAGGTCAACGACGCGCTCGGCATCGCCGCCGGCGATAATATCCTCATCGCGCTGACCCGGCGCCTGCGCCGCCTGCTGAAGCCGCAGGACACGCTGGCGCGGCTTTCCGGCGACCAGTTCGGCCTCATCCTCGTTTCCGAGCGGGACCCCGCCAAGGTGGCGGATTTCGCCGATGCCGTCAGCAAGGCGATCATGGTGCCGATCAATTTTGGCGGGCGCGAGATCATCCTGACCGCCTCCATCGGCCTCGTCTCCTGGGTGGACCAGCAGGAGGATGCGGCGGGCCTGCTCAATGACGCGGAGCTTGCCATGTATCGGGCCAAGAAGGCCGGCGGCAACCGCGTGGAACCCTTCCGTCCCGCCTTCCGCACCTTCGGCGCAGACCGGCTGCAGATCGAGACCGACCTTCGCCGCGCCATCGAGCGCAAGGAACTCTCCCTCGTCTACCAGCCGATCGTGCGCCTGGAGGATGCCGAGATCGCCGGCTTCGAGGCGCTGATGCGGTGGGACCACCCCAAGCGCGGCAACATCTCGCCGGCCGAATTCATCCCCATCGCTGAGGCCTCCGACCTCATCAACCAGCTCGGCCTCTTCGCCTTCGACAAGGCGGCGAGCGACCTGATGGACTGGCAGATGCAGACCGGCGACCTGCCCGTCTTCGTCTCGGTCAACCTGTCGAGCGCACAGCTTCTCAACAACGAGCTTTACAACGACGTGCGCGCGGCGCTGGCCCGCACCCGCTGCGAGCCGCGCAAGCTGAAGCTGGAGCTCACCGAATCCGTCGTGATGGAGAACCCGGAACAGGCTCGCCTCATCCTCTCGAAACTGAAGGATGTCGGCCTCGGCCTGGCGCTCGACGATTTCGGCACGGGCCATTCCTCGCTGTCCTACCTCACCCGCTTCCCCTTCGACACGATCAAGATCGACAAGGCGCTGGTCTGCGACGGCTCGGACAAGCGCACCGTCCTCCTGCGCTCGGTCATCTCGATGGCCCGCGAACTGGACATGCAGGTGGTGGCCGAAGGCATCGAATCGGAAGAGGATGCCGTGGAACTCGGCAAGATGGGCTGCGAATTCGGCCAGAGCTACCTCTTCGGCCCGCCCATCGGCTACGATTCGGTGCTGCGCCTGCTGAAGGAACGCTTCCCGCTGATGAAGCGGGCGTGA
- a CDS encoding GNAT family N-acetyltransferase, whose translation MARSVFRFLSRQSDTVELAGDRHLLRLPRFQDYRQWYALRSESRRFLEPWEPTWRNDELTESAFRTRVIRNEQEFSSGQAVPLLVFTRATGTEATLLGGLTIGYIRRGAAQCCMIGYWMGERHAGQGHMFGALNLAIPYIFSSLQLHRIEAACIPDNTRSIRLLEKAGFRQEGYLREYLKINGEWRDHVMFSLLAADRQP comes from the coding sequence ATGGCACGGTCGGTTTTTCGGTTTCTGTCCCGGCAGTCCGACACGGTCGAACTGGCCGGCGACCGGCATCTCCTGCGCCTTCCCCGCTTCCAGGACTATCGCCAGTGGTATGCGCTGCGCTCCGAGAGCCGGCGTTTCCTTGAGCCATGGGAGCCGACCTGGCGGAACGACGAATTGACCGAGAGCGCCTTCCGCACCCGCGTCATCCGCAACGAACAGGAATTCTCCTCCGGTCAGGCCGTGCCGCTGCTCGTCTTCACGCGTGCGACAGGCACGGAAGCAACGCTGCTCGGCGGGTTGACCATCGGCTATATAAGGCGCGGGGCGGCGCAATGCTGCATGATCGGCTACTGGATGGGCGAGCGGCATGCCGGCCAGGGGCACATGTTCGGCGCCCTCAACCTTGCCATCCCCTATATCTTTTCCAGCCTTCAGTTGCACCGTATCGAGGCAGCCTGTATTCCAGACAATACAAGAAGCATCCGTCTCCTTGAAAAGGCCGGCTTTCGACAGGAAGGCTACCTTCGGGAGTATCTGAAGATAAACGGGGAGTGGCGCGACCACGTGATGTTCTCGCTTCTGGCGGCCGACAGGCAGCCGTGA
- a CDS encoding YqgE/AlgH family protein — translation MAMSVLKNKRERGFLDGQFLIAMPGMADANFARTVVYICAHSEDGAMGFVINRPQQLSFSDVLLHLDLLGEEEVIRLPGATLDFPIRCGGPVESGRGFVLHSDDYLSESSIPVSDDICLTATLDIVRAISRGRGPQRGLMMLGYAGWGAGQIENEIGANGWLSCPAQEELIFDTNLDSKYERALGLMGITPAMLSTEAGHA, via the coding sequence ATGGCTATGTCGGTTCTGAAAAACAAACGAGAACGCGGCTTCCTTGACGGTCAATTCCTGATCGCCATGCCGGGCATGGCCGACGCCAATTTCGCCCGCACCGTCGTCTATATCTGCGCCCATTCGGAAGACGGGGCCATGGGCTTCGTCATCAACCGGCCGCAGCAATTGAGCTTCTCCGACGTGCTGCTGCATCTCGATCTTCTTGGCGAGGAAGAGGTGATCCGCCTGCCGGGTGCGACGCTCGATTTCCCCATCCGCTGCGGCGGGCCGGTGGAGAGCGGGCGCGGCTTCGTCCTGCATTCGGACGATTACCTTTCGGAATCGAGCATTCCCGTCAGCGACGACATCTGCCTGACGGCGACCCTCGATATCGTGCGGGCCATTTCCCGCGGGCGCGGCCCGCAGCGCGGCCTGATGATGCTCGGCTATGCCGGCTGGGGCGCGGGGCAGATCGAGAACGAGATCGGCGCTAACGGCTGGCTGAGCTGCCCGGCACAGGAAGAGCTGATCTTCGATACGAACCTCGACAGCAAGTACGAGCGCGCCCTCGGCCTGATGGGCATCACGCCCGCCATGCTGTCCACCGAGGCCGGGCACGCCTGA
- the thrC gene encoding threonine synthase — protein sequence MDYVSTRGEAPSLGFSDALLAGLARDGGLYVPREWPTFSKKEIRALRGKSYQEIAFTVLSPFVEGDIPLEKFRTMIDEAYATFRHPAIAPLVQTGPNAFVMELFHGTTLAFKDVAMQLLARLMDHALAARGERATIVGATSGDTGGAAIDAFAGRERTDIFILFPEGKVSPVQQRQMTTSTDKNVHALAIKGNFDDCQSLVKAMFNDAKFRDGVKLSGVNSINWARIMAQIVYYFTTAVALGGPDRKISFTVPTGNFGDIFAGYGAKRMGLPIDKLVIATNENDILARTLKTGRYEMKEAKATTSPSMDIQISSNFERLLFEAYGRDAGAVRRAMECLKQSNAFDIEDSALKAIRKEFRAGRASEKQVAQTIRETLAATGYLLDPHSAIGVFVAAKHEKPNAPMVTLATAHPAKFPAAVKSACGIDPALPTWLADLMQREERFDILEARLDAVETFIGKHTRVRG from the coding sequence GTGGATTATGTTTCGACCCGGGGCGAGGCCCCTTCCCTCGGTTTCTCCGATGCGCTCCTGGCGGGCCTTGCCCGTGACGGCGGCCTCTACGTGCCGCGCGAATGGCCGACCTTCTCCAAGAAGGAGATTCGGGCGCTGCGCGGAAAATCCTACCAGGAGATCGCCTTCACCGTGCTCTCTCCCTTCGTGGAAGGCGACATTCCGCTCGAAAAATTCCGGACGATGATCGACGAGGCCTACGCCACCTTCCGTCATCCCGCGATCGCCCCGCTCGTCCAGACCGGGCCGAACGCCTTCGTCATGGAGCTGTTCCACGGCACGACGCTCGCCTTCAAGGACGTGGCGATGCAGCTTCTCGCCCGCCTGATGGACCATGCGCTGGCCGCCCGCGGCGAGCGCGCCACCATCGTCGGCGCCACCTCGGGCGATACCGGGGGCGCGGCCATCGACGCCTTCGCCGGCCGTGAGCGCACCGATATCTTCATCCTCTTCCCCGAGGGCAAGGTCTCGCCGGTGCAGCAGCGCCAGATGACCACCTCGACGGACAAGAACGTCCACGCCCTCGCCATCAAGGGCAATTTCGACGATTGCCAGAGCCTCGTGAAGGCGATGTTCAACGACGCGAAGTTCCGCGACGGCGTAAAACTCTCCGGCGTCAACTCGATCAACTGGGCGCGCATCATGGCCCAGATCGTCTACTATTTCACGACGGCCGTCGCGCTCGGCGGACCGGACCGGAAAATCTCCTTCACCGTGCCGACCGGTAATTTTGGCGATATCTTCGCCGGCTACGGCGCCAAGCGCATGGGCCTGCCCATCGACAAGCTGGTGATCGCGACGAACGAGAACGACATCCTCGCCCGCACGCTGAAGACCGGCCGCTACGAGATGAAGGAGGCCAAGGCCACCACCTCGCCGTCGATGGACATCCAGATCTCGTCCAATTTCGAGCGACTGCTGTTCGAAGCCTATGGCCGCGATGCCGGCGCGGTGCGCCGCGCGATGGAGTGCCTGAAGCAGTCCAATGCCTTCGACATCGAGGACAGCGCGCTGAAGGCGATCCGCAAGGAATTCCGCGCCGGTCGCGCCTCGGAAAAGCAGGTCGCGCAGACGATCAGGGAGACGCTGGCCGCGACCGGCTACCTGCTCGACCCGCATTCGGCCATCGGCGTCTTCGTCGCGGCCAAGCACGAAAAGCCGAACGCGCCCATGGTGACGCTCGCCACCGCCCACCCGGCGAAATTCCCCGCCGCAGTAAAATCGGCCTGCGGTATTGACCCGGCGCTTCCGACGTGGCTTGCTGACCTCATGCAAAGGGAGGAGCGGTTCGACATCCTCGAAGCCAGGCTCGATGCGGTGGAAACCTTCATCGGGAAGCATACGCGGGTTCGGGGCTAG
- a CDS encoding zinc-binding metallopeptidase family protein has product MKLFTCAVCGQTTHFDNRLCIRCGAVLGFRAEDGTLHALTPEGEGLWSIVPRDGLYRFCANAAHDICNWILPADDPQAFCAACRHNRIVPTTDPKGLERWRRISAAQRHLFYSILRWRLPHPTREEDPSGGLVFDFLADELDAGGNVVTAAMTGHEDGLISLRAAEADDAVRESVRVSMGEPYRTLLGHFRHEIGHFYWKELVRDTATLEEARRLFGDEREDYAAALRRNYEQGPPPDWQDRFISTYASCHPAEDFAECWAHYLHIVDTLETARAFGLNTDPKGHEELEAEVTFDPYRAPNAGRLVEAWIPLSVAMNAIQRSMGQPDSYPFLLPPPVVEKLDFINRLVLGAGG; this is encoded by the coding sequence ATGAAGCTCTTCACCTGCGCCGTCTGCGGCCAGACGACCCATTTCGACAATCGCCTCTGCATACGTTGCGGCGCGGTCCTCGGTTTTCGGGCTGAAGACGGGACCCTGCACGCGCTGACGCCGGAAGGCGAGGGGCTCTGGAGCATCGTGCCGCGGGACGGCCTCTATCGCTTCTGCGCCAACGCGGCGCACGATATCTGCAACTGGATTCTGCCCGCCGACGACCCGCAGGCCTTCTGCGCGGCCTGCCGCCATAACCGCATCGTGCCGACCACCGACCCGAAGGGACTGGAGCGCTGGCGGCGTATAAGCGCCGCCCAGCGGCATCTCTTCTATTCGATCCTGCGCTGGCGCCTGCCGCACCCGACCCGCGAGGAAGACCCGTCGGGCGGCCTCGTCTTTGATTTCCTGGCGGACGAACTGGATGCGGGAGGCAATGTCGTCACCGCGGCGATGACCGGGCACGAGGACGGCCTGATCAGCCTTCGCGCAGCCGAAGCCGACGATGCGGTGCGCGAAAGCGTGCGTGTCTCCATGGGGGAACCATACCGCACGCTGCTCGGCCATTTCCGCCACGAGATCGGGCATTTCTACTGGAAGGAGCTGGTTCGCGACACGGCCACGCTGGAGGAAGCCCGCCGTCTCTTCGGCGACGAGCGCGAGGACTACGCTGCCGCCCTCCGGCGTAACTACGAGCAAGGCCCGCCGCCGGACTGGCAGGACCGTTTCATCAGCACCTATGCGAGCTGCCATCCCGCCGAGGATTTCGCCGAATGCTGGGCGCACTACCTCCATATCGTCGACACGTTGGAAACCGCCCGCGCTTTCGGCCTCAACACCGATCCGAAGGGTCATGAGGAGCTGGAAGCCGAAGTCACCTTCGATCCCTACCGTGCCCCGAATGCCGGCCGTCTCGTCGAGGCGTGGATCCCCCTCAGCGTCGCCATGAACGCTATCCAGCGCTCCATGGGCCAGCCCGACAGCTACCCCTTCCTCCTGCCGCCGCCGGTGGTGGAGAAGCTGGACTTCATCAACCGGCTAGTGCTCGGGGCAGGCGGCTAG
- a CDS encoding DUF1127 domain-containing protein, giving the protein MNIIAKIKKNAADRRAVRELNALDDRALQDLGISRSHIQSAVKGFLVFG; this is encoded by the coding sequence ATGAACATCATCGCAAAGATCAAGAAGAACGCCGCCGACCGCCGTGCCGTCCGTGAGCTGAACGCCCTCGACGACCGCGCCCTGCAGGACCTCGGCATCTCGCGCTCGCACATCCAGTCCGCCGTCAAGGGCTTCCTGGTATTCGGCTGA
- a CDS encoding HAD family hydrolase, translated as MNGFDLIIFDCDGVLVDSEIIAAEVESALLTDAGYPIGVEEMGERFAGMTWHNILLAVEREAAIPLSATLLDKSEKLLDLRLAQEVKVIDGVKAMLSRIRKPYCICSNSSAHRLDMMLSKVGLKEVFGPYVYSAKDLGPDRVKPKPDIFLHGAKQFGANPSRTLVIEDSVHGIAGASAAGMRVVGFTGASHTYPSHADRLTEAGAETVISRMSELPEVIAALAEWQEAM; from the coding sequence ATGAACGGTTTCGATCTCATCATCTTCGACTGCGACGGGGTTCTGGTCGATTCGGAAATCATCGCGGCGGAAGTCGAATCCGCGCTGCTGACCGATGCCGGCTATCCGATCGGCGTCGAGGAGATGGGCGAGCGCTTCGCCGGCATGACCTGGCACAACATCCTGCTGGCCGTCGAGCGCGAGGCCGCCATTCCGCTGTCCGCTACCCTGCTCGACAAATCGGAAAAGCTGCTGGACCTGCGCCTCGCCCAGGAAGTGAAGGTCATCGACGGCGTGAAGGCGATGCTCTCGCGCATCCGCAAGCCTTACTGCATCTGCTCGAATTCCTCCGCGCACCGCCTCGACATGATGCTCTCGAAGGTCGGCCTCAAGGAGGTCTTCGGTCCCTATGTCTATTCGGCGAAGGACCTCGGCCCGGACCGCGTGAAGCCGAAGCCGGACATCTTCCTGCATGGCGCAAAGCAGTTCGGCGCCAATCCGTCGCGCACGCTGGTCATCGAGGATTCCGTGCATGGCATCGCGGGCGCAAGCGCCGCCGGCATGCGCGTCGTCGGTTTCACCGGCGCCTCGCATACCTACCCTTCCCATGCCGACCGCCTGACGGAAGCCGGCGCGGAAACCGTCATCTCGCGTATGAGCGAGCTGCCGGAGGTCATCGCCGCGCTGGCCGAGTGGCAGGAAGCGATGTGA
- a CDS encoding cupin domain-containing protein, protein MQKLAALLDRTEWAERPDAWKGRFEGTVFGTNVSVIFYTTDEVGRGPRLHRHAYDEVFIVREGRALFTVGDRQIEAVAGQIVFGPANVPHKFVNLGPGRLETTDIHVTDTIAQEDLD, encoded by the coding sequence ATGCAGAAGCTCGCCGCCTTGCTCGACCGCACCGAATGGGCCGAAAGGCCGGATGCCTGGAAGGGCCGCTTCGAGGGAACCGTGTTCGGCACGAATGTCTCGGTGATCTTCTACACCACGGACGAGGTGGGGCGCGGCCCACGGCTCCACCGGCATGCCTATGACGAGGTCTTCATCGTCCGCGAGGGCCGTGCGCTCTTCACGGTCGGCGACCGGCAGATCGAGGCCGTTGCGGGGCAGATCGTGTTCGGACCGGCCAATGTGCCGCACAAATTCGTCAATCTCGGCCCCGGCCGGCTGGAGACGACCGATATCCACGTCACGGACACGATCGCGCAGGAAGACCTGGATTAG
- a CDS encoding M16 family metallopeptidase yields the protein MMKVECTRLQSGLTVVTENMPHLESVALGVWIKSGSRNETTDEHGIAHLLEHMAFKGTERRSARQIAEEIENVGGEVNAATSTETTSYYARVLKDHVPLAVDILADILTESVFDEEELRREKHVILQEIGAANDTPDDVVFDKFSEVAYRDQIIGRAILGTPDTVLSFTPGEIRSYLDRNYTTDRMFVVAAGAVNHDEFVRQVEDRFSSLPTAPKISPVFEPARYTGGDVRETRDLMDAQVLLGFEGKAYHARDFYCSQILANILGGGMSSRLFQEVREHRGLCYSIYAFHWGFSDTGIFGIHAATGGENLPELMPVIFDELKKSSETIEQQEIERARAQIRAQLLMGQESPAARAGQIARQMMLYGRPIPNEELMERLAGITIERLTDLAGRLFFDTVPTISAIGPLEHLVPAGDITRSLARGTIDRAAS from the coding sequence CTGATGAAAGTTGAGTGCACCCGGCTTCAATCCGGGTTGACCGTGGTGACCGAGAACATGCCGCATCTCGAGAGCGTCGCTCTCGGCGTGTGGATCAAGTCAGGATCACGCAACGAAACCACGGACGAGCACGGCATCGCCCACCTTCTGGAACACATGGCCTTCAAGGGGACGGAGCGCCGCTCCGCCCGCCAGATCGCCGAGGAAATCGAGAATGTCGGCGGCGAGGTCAACGCAGCCACCTCGACGGAAACCACCTCCTACTATGCCCGCGTGCTTAAGGACCACGTCCCGCTCGCGGTCGACATCCTCGCCGACATCCTGACGGAATCCGTCTTCGACGAGGAAGAGCTTCGCCGTGAGAAGCACGTCATCCTGCAGGAGATCGGCGCGGCGAACGACACGCCCGACGACGTGGTCTTCGACAAGTTCTCCGAGGTCGCCTATCGCGACCAGATCATCGGTCGCGCCATTCTCGGCACGCCGGATACCGTTCTTTCCTTTACCCCCGGCGAGATCCGCTCCTATCTCGACCGCAACTACACGACGGACCGCATGTTCGTCGTCGCGGCCGGCGCGGTGAACCATGACGAATTCGTGCGCCAGGTCGAGGACCGCTTCTCCTCGCTGCCGACCGCGCCGAAAATCTCCCCGGTCTTCGAGCCGGCCCGCTATACCGGCGGCGATGTCCGCGAGACGCGCGACCTGATGGACGCGCAGGTGCTGCTCGGTTTCGAGGGCAAGGCCTATCACGCCCGCGACTTCTACTGTTCGCAGATCCTCGCCAACATCCTCGGTGGCGGCATGTCCTCCCGCCTCTTCCAGGAAGTGCGCGAGCATCGCGGTCTCTGCTATTCGATCTACGCCTTCCACTGGGGCTTTTCCGATACCGGCATCTTCGGCATCCATGCCGCGACCGGCGGCGAGAACCTGCCCGAGCTGATGCCCGTCATCTTCGACGAGTTGAAGAAGTCGTCCGAGACGATCGAACAGCAGGAAATCGAGCGTGCCCGCGCGCAGATCCGCGCCCAGCTCCTGATGGGCCAGGAAAGCCCGGCCGCCCGCGCCGGCCAGATCGCCCGCCAGATGATGCTCTACGGCCGCCCGATCCCCAACGAGGAACTGATGGAGCGCCTTGCCGGCATCACCATCGAACGCCTGACGGACCTTGCCGGCCGGCTGTTCTTCGATACCGTGCCGACGATCTCGGCCATCGGCCCGCTGGAACACCTCGTCCCGGCCGGCGACATCACCCGCTCGCTCGCGCGCGGGACCATCGACCGCGCGGCGAGCTGA
- a CDS encoding protein-disulfide reductase DsbD domain-containing protein, with amino-acid sequence MKRLQTAALALLFINSTAAAATSSWVETPGGDVRLVALPADADGSVRAMLDIRLHDGWKTYWRDPGGSGIPPSIAVSGAELVSTGFPAPKRLGDEATHYIGYDKPVRLPLTLGKATGEAISASVFIGVCKDICIPVQAELTVNVSGESFANPLEEAAIAEAEASLPQGASDGFKPLDGRWAADGKSVTVRFAAPSDGAMPDVFLSGTSGFEFGAAAPARREGDAFVAEVPVLHRPKVFDLAKAPILLTVRAGAKTMESPLAID; translated from the coding sequence ATGAAACGTCTGCAAACCGCTGCCCTGGCATTGCTTTTCATCAATTCCACAGCCGCCGCCGCGACCTCTTCCTGGGTCGAGACGCCGGGCGGGGATGTGCGTCTCGTCGCGCTGCCGGCCGACGCGGACGGCTCCGTGCGCGCCATGCTGGATATCCGCCTGCATGACGGCTGGAAGACCTATTGGCGCGATCCGGGCGGCAGCGGCATCCCGCCATCCATCGCCGTCAGCGGAGCGGAGCTTGTGTCCACCGGCTTTCCCGCCCCCAAGCGCCTCGGGGACGAGGCCACGCACTATATCGGCTACGACAAGCCGGTGCGCCTGCCCCTGACGCTCGGCAAGGCGACGGGCGAGGCGATCTCCGCAAGCGTCTTTATCGGCGTGTGCAAGGATATCTGCATTCCCGTGCAGGCGGAGCTGACGGTGAACGTCTCCGGGGAGAGCTTCGCCAATCCGCTAGAGGAGGCGGCGATCGCCGAAGCCGAGGCCTCGCTGCCGCAGGGGGCGAGCGACGGCTTCAAGCCGCTCGACGGCCGCTGGGCGGCGGATGGCAAGAGCGTGACCGTGCGCTTTGCGGCTCCGTCGGACGGGGCGATGCCGGATGTCTTCCTCTCCGGCACATCGGGTTTCGAATTCGGCGCGGCCGCGCCTGCGCGCCGCGAGGGCGACGCCTTCGTCGCCGAGGTGCCGGTGCTGCACAGGCCGAAGGTCTTCGACCTTGCCAAGGCCCCGATCCTCCTGACGGTGCGCGCCGGGGCGAAGACGATGGAAAGCCCGCTTGCCATCGACTAA